From the Mesotoga prima MesG1.Ag.4.2 genome, the window TGGAGGATCTCTGGAGAACTCTAAGCATGTTGTGCATCGCTCCGTCGATGAATTCTCTAGATAGTTTCAGCCTTTTAATAGGGTCGAGAAAGGTTTTGATCTGTTCTACTAGGAGTTTCCCCGATACTTTCTGCTTCCTCGGAACGAAACTCCCGCTGTACCAACCATTATGGGAGAAGACATGAAGCGCTACTTCCTTTTTTGAAAGGAAGGAGAGAAGATGGGTGTTAAGATCGATTTCTCCAAAGGTCGAAATCGATTCGATCTTTTCTATTGGAATGAACTTTCTTCTGCCCTCACGTTCAAGCAGAAGAGTGTTGTCCTTTCTGCTCAGCTGTCCGCTGGCAAAGAGATAGAAGTTCTTCTTCATGATCAAACCTCCTAGGAAAAGCAGAGATCGAAGTACGAACAACCTTTGCACCCTTCTTTGAAGAGCGGAAGGGGCGCATTATCCAGGTTGAAGATTGTCTTTATCTCATCGAGATCTCTTCTTATTTGTTCTTCGTCTTCTTCAGTAAGTGAGAGCATGATCATTTTCTTGGCTCTGGGATACGTTAGCCTGGCAGTAAATTCGTGAAGGCCAAGTTTATGCTTTAGATAGTAGAGATAATACTTGACCTGATAGATGTGGCCCTCTCTCACTTCTTTACCGTACTTGATTTCAACGATTTCTCTTGTGTTTCTGAGTATGTCGAGAGAGATCTCGTCGATCACGATGTCTTTGTCTTCGCCCTGACTGTATTCTTCTTGAAGTAGCTTGCCGAGTTGAACGCTCTCTGAAGTCGATTCCATTGAGATGTTGTGAAGAAAGAACCAGAGCTGCGTCTTGCAGTAATGGAGATAGTTGATTGCATTACCCCCGATCCTCGGCTGTCTTTCCGTTATTTCCATCAGAAGCCCTCGACTATGGAACCTTCGTCTTCTTTCGGACCGAGGTAGCCGAATGATGGATCGTAGATGATTGGCGCGTAGATGAATCCGTCATCATCCTTTTCCAAGCGTCCGATCACATCTCTTACAGGTACTTTGACAAGTTTGCCGAGTTTCTGCATCTTGCCCGAATTATCGTTCCTGAATTCAGCAGGTATCACTTCTATAGTCTTGTAGGGGATACGGCGAATCAGGTCGTCTGCAAGCCTTTGATCGATTGACATCGAATAAATCTGGAAGTTCATCTCTCTCACAAACTGCCAGCTCGCCTTACCGGCAGAGATCTCCTCTTCAATGTTCTCTATTTCAGAGAGTAAGTCTTCCATCATTTCCCTTAGTTCAAGTCCGCTAGGCGTTTGATGGGCTTTTAGGAGTCCAAGAGATTTGGCGACAAGGTTCTTGTTGTAGACAGAATATGAGTTTTCATTCTGAGGGAAGATCATAACCTCACCTATCGGAGTGGTGCCTTCTCTGTTTACTCTCCCGAAACGCTGGGTGAGCGAGTCAATCGGTGCAGCTTCTGTTATGAGGACATCGTAGCTTATATCAAGGCTGATTTCGATCGTCTGTGTGGCTACGATGATTCTCGGAGGAGAATCTCCCGTAATGCGAGAGAGGATTCTTTCCCTGTCTTCGAGGTTGAAGCGACCGTGATAGAGAATTATTTCTTTATCTGGAATCTTATCTGACAGGGTTTTGAAAGCTTCCGTTGCCTTTTTGACCGTGTTGAAGCAAAGAATGGCTTTTTTCCCCTTTTTATGTTGCCTCTTTGTCTCTTCAACAGGGTCGACATCTTCTAAATGAGAGATGGTGATTCTTCTCAGCGATTCACCTTCGTAATCTCTCACTATCACAGGGTAGTCAAGAACTTCCTTGAGCTTCTGGATCATGTAGGAAGGGAGAGTGGCGCTCATCACGCAAACTGGAGTACCCATGGCGTTAAGCATTTTTATGCTTTCAAGCAGTATGCCAAATGTGTACGGTTGACTCGCGTGGATCTCGTCGAATATGACCGCCGAATTGACGATATTTACTATCTTTGGCTCCCATCTTCCCCAGTTAAGCGACATGAGAAGAAGCTGATCGAGAGTCGCAACGTTAATTGGGTTGTCAAAGGCTTTCATCCAGAAGATTCTATCTCGGGTGTCTTCGGAGTATCCTTCGTTAGAATACAAATAGTATGCGATGTTGCCGTGGACCAGACCGGTTTTGTCGGACACTTCTTCCGTGTATCTTTTGTACATAGCTTCGACTGTTGTCACTGTGGGAAGAAAGAGGGTGGACTTTTCTCTTCCAGTCGATTTTGTCCAGACAAGAGCGGCGAGAGATTTTCCGCGACCAGTAGGAGCGAGGATTATCGTGTCCTTTCCGGTAGAGGCCTCTGCTTGAAATGTGCGCAAGGGCCGAGAATCGAGTTTTATGCTTGCTGATGAGAGTGACTTCTTTGCGGAAGCCGACCAATCTGCAAGGTTTAGAATTCCCTGGATCAAGAAATAGAGTCGCCTGTCGCGAGGTGCGCCAAAAAAGAAGTTGCAGAGTCTCTTGAGAAGTTCTCGAGGAGAAGGTATCTGCAAGTCGAGATCGGGAAGCTCAATTCTGAAGTGACCCTTCGCATAGTCTTTTATCTCCTTGAATTCATTCACAAGTTCGAGGTTTGGAGTCGCCTGTTGTCTTTGAAATTCCAAGGATGAAAAAGAGTCTTTGAATCGAGAACCATGATGGCCCAGTATAGACTGGAGGATGTAGTTCTTGATGGGGGATTCTTTAAGAGAGGCCATAGCTATCTGAGCCGAAGCAAGTGAGTGGGAAAAGCCCTTCTTGTCGAAGGAGAATTCTACACAGCCTTTCCCGATGTCGTGGAAGGCGCAGGCGGTTAGAATTGCTTCTGAGATTTGTTTTGGGTCAAGATTCGTGTTTTTGAGGGCGATTTTGTTTTGATCAAGATAGCTATGAGCGTAATCAAGAACTCTCTCGGTATGCTCTACCAGGCTTACTCCCGGCTTTGCGAGAGACATTATTCTACCTCCAGAGGGGAAAGACAGTATCTGAGACATCTACTGCCTCTCCAGAGTATTCGACCGGTTCGGAGATGTATGTGTAAGGAGATCTGTTTTTTGGCCTCCGTGCTTTCGGGTTCCGTTTATCTCTATCAAATTCGCTATTCAGCCAGTAAGTCTTGAAGTGAGGGATACTCCCTTCATTTAGAGCGGTGATGTTGATCTTGCCTTGAAGGTCTCCCTTAACCACAGTGTTGTGTATGACTGATCTCTCCACTCTCTCTGCGGTCTCTAATTCAGACTGGATAAAGGTTATGAACTCGTCGTCTCTTCCCAGACTTAGGGGGAAGCAGGGATCGGAAATAGCTTTCTTAATCTCTTTTAGTTTGGTCTCGGGGCCCACAATTAGAAGTCTAATATTGGGTTGATAGAGGACCTCTCTTATCACGACAGCCTTACCAATGGATCTTCCACCGTCTTTTACCTTCTTTATCGCCCATGCGTCTTTTGCAATTCCTTCATTCTCCTGTATGTGTACGCCGAAAGAAAGGTCCCGGCAATAGTTCTGTGCTTCGAAGTATTCTCTGCCGGTAGCTGCGCCGATTATTCCAGTGATCGTGGTGGGCGGAGGAAAGGGCAGGCTCTCCTGATAATTCATGGATGCGGGGCTTCGAAAGGAAGCTGTGTATCCTTTTATTGAGATTTGGAGCACTAACATCTTTTCACCTCCATTGGAAAAGGCCCCTCGCATGAGGGGCCAGTGTTATATTGTTGAAAGAATCTCTTTCACTCTGGAGAAGGCGTCTGTCATGGGAAGAACTTCAACTGTCTCAGGAACTCCAGCATCCAGCGCAGATGCGTCAAGTACTTTCGTGGTTCCAATGATTACGCGATCGATTATGCTTGAATAATTGGTAATGCTATCGATCAGCGTTTCGGCATTGATCTTTCCCTTTGTATCACAGCTTACGGATTCGAGGAGGAAGGGAAGCTTTACTGTTTGAAAGGCGAAGGCGATGAATTTCGGAGAGATGTCTGATAGTATGTTGGTCTGCTTTCCGCCTGTCCAGAGAGTCATCATGGAATCGAGGAAGAGGTTGAGTCTTCTCAAGCGCTCTTCTTTCTGTATCTCGAGTGTGGTCTCTTTGATTTCAGAAGGATCGAATTTGCCGACCCTGTCAAGTTCTATAAGTCCGCCGCCTCTGAGATACGCGGAGTAGACTTCGGTTTCAACCATGTTTCCGCCCTTGTCGCTGGCTTTTCTTGTCTTTGTAAGTAGATCTCTGTCGCCTCTGTAAGGGAAGAGAGATACGAGCGGGGCGATTCTCACGGGAGACGTTCTCTTTCTGTTGTCACCGGTTACTGCGATCATAAAGCCGAAGAGGTCGTCGTCGATGTAGTTCAGCGGATCTCCGAGTGTAGTTTCGACTTCTCCGTCTACGGGAGTGGAGAGGGCCTCGCCGATTTCTGCAAATCTCTCTCTCAGGCCGTGGCGCTGACATTGTCCGGAAACGTAGTTGAAAGCGGATCCGTCGGGAGCGACGATCTTTTTTGCGGTCTGAATGTTGCCTTCTGTGAATCCTGCGTTGGGGTTACCCATAGTGACTTTGGATATCGAACCCCAGGAGAGACATTTAATCTGCAATCTTTTCACCTCCATTCTGTGAGGATGCATAATGTCTTGAAAGGTATTTGTTCACGGCGAAGATTACAAGAAGTGCTTTGGGCTTCTTCCAGCTTTCCTCATTGAGGATCCTTATGAACTCTTCGGGAATTCTGATTTTCCAATCCTCTTTTGCGTACTTGAATTCAAGATCGGCAAGGGTGAGCAAGAGATCCTCCAGAGAGCGGCTGTTGCGTAAAGAGTATAGATCGCCGAAGCTCTGGGCTTCAAAGACCGCGTTGCCAATCACTTCTCCGGCCTTTTTTGAGAGATCGATTGTCATTTGATCCAAGCCATTCACTCCTTTCATGGTATTTGATGCAACTATCACCTCGTATATAGAATGGACAGGGTAATCGAAATCAAAGATGATCATCTGAAGCCTTTCTTCGAGTGGCTTGAAAGAGAGGATCATTCTGGATATCTCTTCACGTCTCGAAACGTCGGCAGAGGGGCTTCCGGGGATTACCAGACTGTCCATGAATTTCGAGAAGTCGCCACCCAGGGTCTCCACGTTTTCGAAAAAGGTTGTCAGCTCCTCCACTCTCTCGAATGAGTCGAAGTTGAGAAATGAGTTGTTTCTTCCAGTGTTCGAGACCTGCATAACTTTGAACGAGGAGCGGGGAATGAATCTGGTCTTCTCGAACAGGGTGTGAAGAGAAAGGAGAAGGGTTTCATAGGGTTCCTGAGGATAGAATCTCGCCTTGACCTTCAGGTTTCTCCATGAACCGGGTTCGTGGAGGTCTTTCATCCAGAGAAATGTATTGTAGGTCGATTCGAGAGTATCGCTCTCCGGGAAGAGGTAAGTGATCACGTAGTCCTGCCCGTCCTTA encodes:
- the cas4 gene encoding CRISPR-associated protein Cas4, which codes for MEITERQPRIGGNAINYLHYCKTQLWFFLHNISMESTSESVQLGKLLQEEYSQGEDKDIVIDEISLDILRNTREIVEIKYGKEVREGHIYQVKYYLYYLKHKLGLHEFTARLTYPRAKKMIMLSLTEEDEEQIRRDLDEIKTIFNLDNAPLPLFKEGCKGCSYFDLCFS
- a CDS encoding CRISPR-associated helicase/endonuclease Cas3, which encodes MSLAKPGVSLVEHTERVLDYAHSYLDQNKIALKNTNLDPKQISEAILTACAFHDIGKGCVEFSFDKKGFSHSLASAQIAMASLKESPIKNYILQSILGHHGSRFKDSFSSLEFQRQQATPNLELVNEFKEIKDYAKGHFRIELPDLDLQIPSPRELLKRLCNFFFGAPRDRRLYFLIQGILNLADWSASAKKSLSSASIKLDSRPLRTFQAEASTGKDTIILAPTGRGKSLAALVWTKSTGREKSTLFLPTVTTVEAMYKRYTEEVSDKTGLVHGNIAYYLYSNEGYSEDTRDRIFWMKAFDNPINVATLDQLLLMSLNWGRWEPKIVNIVNSAVIFDEIHASQPYTFGILLESIKMLNAMGTPVCVMSATLPSYMIQKLKEVLDYPVIVRDYEGESLRRITISHLEDVDPVEETKRQHKKGKKAILCFNTVKKATEAFKTLSDKIPDKEIILYHGRFNLEDRERILSRITGDSPPRIIVATQTIEISLDISYDVLITEAAPIDSLTQRFGRVNREGTTPIGEVMIFPQNENSYSVYNKNLVAKSLGLLKAHQTPSGLELREMMEDLLSEIENIEEEISAGKASWQFVREMNFQIYSMSIDQRLADDLIRRIPYKTIEVIPAEFRNDNSGKMQKLGKLVKVPVRDVIGRLEKDDDGFIYAPIIYDPSFGYLGPKEDEGSIVEGF
- the cas5 gene encoding CRISPR-associated protein Cas5: MLVLQISIKGYTASFRSPASMNYQESLPFPPPTTITGIIGAATGREYFEAQNYCRDLSFGVHIQENEGIAKDAWAIKKVKDGGRSIGKAVVIREVLYQPNIRLLIVGPETKLKEIKKAISDPCFPLSLGRDDEFITFIQSELETAERVERSVIHNTVVKGDLQGKINITALNEGSIPHFKTYWLNSEFDRDKRNPKARRPKNRSPYTYISEPVEYSGEAVDVSDTVFPLWR
- the cas7i gene encoding type I-B CRISPR-associated protein Cas7/Cst2/DevR, which gives rise to MKRLQIKCLSWGSISKVTMGNPNAGFTEGNIQTAKKIVAPDGSAFNYVSGQCQRHGLRERFAEIGEALSTPVDGEVETTLGDPLNYIDDDLFGFMIAVTGDNRKRTSPVRIAPLVSLFPYRGDRDLLTKTRKASDKGGNMVETEVYSAYLRGGGLIELDRVGKFDPSEIKETTLEIQKEERLRRLNLFLDSMMTLWTGGKQTNILSDISPKFIAFAFQTVKLPFLLESVSCDTKGKINAETLIDSITNYSSIIDRVIIGTTKVLDASALDAGVPETVEVLPMTDAFSRVKEILSTI